A window of the Rhizobium brockwellii genome harbors these coding sequences:
- a CDS encoding cytochrome C oxidase subunit IV family protein yields the protein MSETTAHAQSQTTHAQTHTGQQHPIRLYLFVWGLLFVLSAASYMVDYLGVQSYLRWTLILLFMMLKAGLIVAVFMHMAWERLALVYAILLPPLLVLVFVALMVSEADYTIFTRVAFFGAGP from the coding sequence ATGAGTGAAACAACGGCGCACGCACAAAGCCAAACGACGCATGCACAAACCCACACCGGACAGCAGCACCCGATCCGGCTCTATCTCTTCGTCTGGGGCCTGCTCTTCGTGCTCAGCGCCGCGTCCTACATGGTCGATTATCTCGGCGTCCAGAGCTACTTGAGGTGGACGCTGATCCTTCTGTTCATGATGCTGAAGGCCGGTCTGATCGTCGCCGTCTTCATGCACATGGCCTGGGAACGGCTGGCGCTGGTCTACGCCATCCTGCTGCCGCCGCTGCTGGTGCTGGTTTTCGTGGCGCTGATGGTCTCGGAAGCGGACTACACGATTTTTACGCGGGTGGCGTTCTTTGGGGCGGGGCCGTAG
- a CDS encoding heme-copper oxidase subunit III family protein — MAQTIETLGGADLRPAGLRGVAADFSSDQRAFKTASWGKAMMWIFLLSDTFVFGCFLIAYMTARMSTPVPWPNPSEVFALHIGGQDVPLILIAIMTFVLISSSGTMAMAVNFGYRRDRRTTAILMLLTAVLGACFVGMQAFEWTKLITERVRPWENPWGAAQFGSTFFMITGFHGTHVTIGVIFLIIVARKVWRGDFDVERRGFFTSRKGRYEAVEIMGLYWHFVDLVWVFIFAFFYLW; from the coding sequence ATGGCACAGACTATCGAGACACTTGGCGGGGCAGACCTCAGGCCGGCCGGTTTGCGCGGGGTTGCCGCCGATTTCAGCTCGGATCAGCGCGCCTTCAAGACCGCCTCCTGGGGCAAGGCGATGATGTGGATCTTTCTGCTCAGCGACACCTTCGTCTTCGGCTGTTTCCTGATCGCCTATATGACCGCCCGCATGTCGACGCCCGTTCCATGGCCCAATCCGAGCGAGGTCTTCGCGCTGCATATCGGCGGCCAGGACGTGCCGCTGATCCTGATTGCGATCATGACTTTCGTGCTGATCTCCAGCAGCGGCACCATGGCGATGGCGGTCAATTTCGGCTATCGCCGCGACCGCCGGACGACGGCGATCCTGATGCTGCTGACGGCGGTTCTAGGCGCTTGCTTCGTCGGCATGCAGGCCTTCGAATGGACGAAGCTGATCACCGAACGCGTGCGCCCCTGGGAGAACCCATGGGGGGCGGCACAGTTCGGATCGACCTTCTTCATGATCACCGGCTTTCACGGCACTCACGTGACGATCGGCGTCATCTTCCTCATCATCGTCGCCCGCAAGGTCTGGCGGGGCGATTTCGACGTGGAACGGCGCGGCTTCTTCACCAGCCGGAAAGGCCGCTACGAGGCCGTCGAGATCATGGGCCTTTACTGGCACTTCGTCGACCTGGTCTGGGTCTTCATCTTCGCGTTTTTTTATCTGTGGTAG